The following proteins are co-located in the Streptomyces sp. NBC_01198 genome:
- a CDS encoding DUF5403 family protein: MTAYIYEGVSGKKLTKLIATLPEVSAALDEVQFEIFIRATQLLADHLYSGAAEIDVATGDVDRYVVLSDELGQKHALSIEYGRAAGKFETTDKNGVRREVKYGAMDGLFILAEASNLPKKRRAKVRL, translated from the coding sequence GTGACCGCGTACATCTACGAGGGAGTCAGCGGCAAGAAGCTAACCAAGCTGATTGCGACGCTGCCCGAGGTATCCGCCGCGCTCGACGAGGTCCAGTTCGAAATCTTCATCCGCGCCACTCAGCTCCTGGCCGACCACCTCTACTCGGGCGCCGCTGAGATCGACGTCGCCACCGGTGATGTCGACCGGTACGTCGTCCTGTCCGACGAACTCGGCCAGAAGCACGCGCTGAGTATCGAATACGGCCGCGCAGCCGGCAAGTTCGAGACCACCGATAAGAACGGCGTCCGGCGCGAGGTCAAGTACGGCGCGATGGACGGACTGTTCATTCTCGCAGAGGCGTCGAACCTGCCGAAGAAGCGGAGAGCGAAGGTGCGTCTCTGA
- a CDS encoding phage terminase small subunit: MGQRGPVPNRSEDLARPRERKGGDGQVVSKGTRLPAKAPNADRTWHPIAQKLWDGVKESGQTDFYQQSDWAILYSLCDDLSHFKKSAKRSSQMAQTIYSALGNLLVTEGDRRRVRIELDEPVEEQASAAVLAIADYKAELGVDE, from the coding sequence GTGGGTCAACGCGGACCCGTACCGAATCGCTCCGAAGACCTGGCTCGCCCCCGCGAGCGCAAGGGTGGCGATGGTCAGGTGGTTTCCAAGGGAACGCGCCTGCCGGCCAAGGCCCCGAACGCTGACCGCACCTGGCACCCGATCGCACAGAAGTTGTGGGATGGGGTTAAGGAGTCCGGCCAGACCGACTTCTACCAGCAGTCGGACTGGGCCATCCTCTACAGCCTGTGCGACGACCTGAGCCACTTCAAGAAGAGTGCGAAGCGCTCCTCGCAGATGGCGCAGACGATCTACTCGGCCCTCGGGAACCTCCTTGTTACCGAGGGGGACCGGCGCCGCGTTCGGATCGAGCTGGACGAGCCGGTTGAGGAACAGGCTTCCGCCGCGGTGCTGGCCATCGCGGACTACAAGGCCGAGCTCGGGGTCGACGAATGA
- a CDS encoding terminase: MAAQQKALTAEEIEALEPDFHGPTWQRDPFTGKWHLPKHTLGWQIVGWCAEYLSGEGSTDEKPVPWKFTKEQLRFVLWWYAIDGDGEFVYRTGVLQRLKGWGKDPLLAVISLVEFVGPSRFSHWDEAGEPVAKSHPQAWVQITAVSQEQTTNTMAYLPVLMSDKLIRAYGIKMGAELIRADRGRKRLQAVTSSYRAIEGKRTTFTLLNETHHWIAGNGGHKMYETIDGNATKMDSRYLAITNAYMPGEDSVAERMREAYEKVREGKAADVGALYDSIEAHPKTPLTAEALRIVIPKIRGDAVWLKVESIIKSVLNLTISASRSRRMYLNQIVAEEDALYGPAEWDVLRDEELILRPGDEITLGFDGGKTDDSTGLVAVRVSDMAAFLLGLWERPDGEAGQNWSVPRAAVDSAVHDAFRMFSVQGFFADVALWESYISEWDDAYGEGLAVRSPLGKDSIGWDMRASQKTSTLAHERLMRIVFDQKLKHDGDLKLRRHALNARRATNNYGISFRKESKDSPKKVDAYAALLLAHECLIELRARGKKIRKRTGRGYFM; the protein is encoded by the coding sequence ATGGCTGCCCAGCAGAAGGCGCTCACCGCCGAGGAGATCGAGGCTCTGGAGCCCGACTTCCACGGTCCCACATGGCAGCGCGACCCCTTCACGGGTAAGTGGCACCTTCCGAAGCACACTCTCGGATGGCAGATCGTCGGCTGGTGCGCTGAGTACCTGAGCGGCGAGGGCTCCACCGACGAAAAGCCGGTCCCGTGGAAGTTCACGAAGGAACAGCTCCGCTTCGTCCTCTGGTGGTACGCCATCGACGGGGACGGCGAGTTCGTCTACAGGACGGGCGTCCTGCAACGGCTGAAGGGCTGGGGCAAGGATCCGCTCCTCGCGGTGATCTCGCTCGTCGAGTTCGTCGGGCCTTCGCGCTTCTCCCACTGGGACGAGGCCGGCGAGCCGGTAGCCAAGTCGCATCCGCAAGCATGGGTGCAGATCACGGCCGTCAGCCAAGAGCAGACCACGAACACGATGGCCTACCTGCCCGTCCTCATGAGCGACAAGCTCATCAGGGCGTACGGCATCAAGATGGGCGCCGAGCTGATCCGAGCCGACCGCGGGCGCAAGCGCCTCCAGGCGGTCACCAGCTCGTACCGTGCGATCGAAGGTAAGCGGACCACATTCACGCTGCTCAATGAAACGCACCACTGGATCGCCGGCAACGGCGGTCACAAGATGTACGAGACCATCGACGGTAACGCGACGAAGATGGACTCGCGGTACCTGGCAATCACCAACGCGTACATGCCCGGTGAGGACTCTGTCGCTGAGCGGATGCGCGAGGCGTACGAGAAGGTCCGTGAGGGCAAGGCCGCCGACGTTGGCGCCCTGTACGACTCGATCGAGGCTCACCCGAAGACGCCGCTCACGGCCGAGGCCCTGCGCATCGTAATTCCGAAGATCCGGGGCGATGCGGTCTGGCTGAAGGTCGAGTCGATCATCAAGTCGGTTCTGAACCTGACGATCTCGGCCTCGCGGTCGAGGCGCATGTACCTGAACCAGATCGTCGCCGAGGAGGACGCCCTCTACGGTCCAGCCGAGTGGGACGTGCTCCGCGACGAGGAGCTGATACTGAGGCCCGGTGACGAGATCACGCTCGGGTTCGATGGTGGCAAGACGGACGACTCGACTGGCCTAGTGGCCGTCCGCGTCTCGGATATGGCCGCCTTCCTGCTCGGCCTGTGGGAACGTCCGGACGGCGAGGCCGGCCAGAACTGGAGCGTTCCTCGCGCTGCCGTTGACTCGGCGGTGCACGACGCATTCCGCATGTTCAGCGTCCAGGGCTTCTTCGCCGACGTCGCCCTCTGGGAGAGCTACATCAGCGAATGGGACGACGCATACGGCGAGGGCCTGGCCGTTCGCTCGCCGCTGGGTAAGGACTCGATCGGCTGGGACATGCGAGCGTCGCAGAAGACCTCAACTCTGGCGCACGAGCGCCTGATGCGCATCGTCTTCGACCAGAAGCTGAAGCACGACGGAGACCTGAAGCTCCGGCGCCACGCGCTCAATGCGCGCCGCGCCACCAACAACTACGGCATCAGCTTCCGGAAGGAGTCGAAGGACTCCCCGAAGAAGGTCGACGCCTACGCGGCTCTGCTCTTGGCGCACGAGTGCCTCATCGAGCTGCGTGCCCGAGGCAAGAAAATCCGCAAGCGGACTGGCCGCGGCTACTTCATGTAG
- a CDS encoding phage tail assembly protein: protein MTAFSLDDIRAAAEAKYGSTDIDLGGENIVRLLNPLRLAKAARARLVAIQDELGEDDADQEALLSEALVLVAETPGKGKALLKAVGDDLAVLASLFERYSEGTQAGEASASQS, encoded by the coding sequence ATGACCGCTTTCTCTCTCGACGACATCCGCGCCGCTGCCGAAGCCAAGTACGGGTCGACCGACATCGATCTCGGCGGCGAGAACATCGTCCGCCTGCTCAACCCGCTGCGTCTGGCCAAGGCCGCCCGCGCGCGCCTGGTCGCGATTCAGGACGAGCTCGGCGAGGACGACGCCGACCAGGAGGCCCTCCTCTCCGAGGCCCTGGTGCTGGTCGCCGAGACTCCGGGCAAGGGCAAGGCCCTACTGAAGGCGGTCGGTGACGACCTCGCCGTCCTGGCCTCGCTGTTCGAGCGGTACTCCGAGGGGACCCAGGCGGGGGAAGCCTCAGCCTCGCAGAGCTGA
- a CDS encoding phage head-tail adapter protein produces MQRRRGLKAKVWKTAVTTDRRGNTVTAAIEDGPYEVKVAVIPQRSARAEVPGQQQINVIRILVDPNLPDVNLWSRVELLGSTWDVVTPPAYHHGSRRTRHWGLDLRERP; encoded by the coding sequence ATGCAGCGCAGGCGCGGCCTGAAGGCGAAGGTCTGGAAGACGGCAGTCACGACGGACCGGCGCGGAAACACGGTAACCGCCGCGATCGAGGACGGTCCGTATGAGGTCAAGGTCGCGGTGATCCCCCAGCGCAGCGCGCGGGCCGAGGTCCCCGGCCAGCAGCAGATCAACGTCATTCGCATCCTCGTCGACCCCAACCTCCCCGACGTGAACCTCTGGTCGCGCGTCGAGCTCCTCGGGTCCACGTGGGACGTCGTCACGCCGCCCGCCTACCACCACGGCAGCCGCAGGACGCGGCACTGGGGCCTTGACCTGAGGGAGCGCCCGTGA
- a CDS encoding phage portal protein, whose translation MAEPSALSLAKQLLAVLHKDRDRLERIDSYLHGHHDDPYMPPMADDEYRLLARRAVSNWMPLLVSTPAQAMYVDGVRTSKDKPDATETTPEWAHWQRSRLDSRQAAIYRGALAYGHSFTLTEKVRSGQVRTKGLSALRTAALFEDPANDDTPYVALTVTRWPTESSVGKARMWDGRREYAVTFKDDGGQDGVIVSAGKAHGASECPVTRFAASVDLEGRTVGVIEPMIALQNRINQTVFDLLVAQTYASVKVRTVSGMAPPIKRDPETGEPVLDDAGNEQPLPINHNARRFLFAEDSDTKFGSLDETPLGGFIESIDMSVRHLSALSQVPPTHLLGQIANLSAEALAAAETSLARMVTEFKTGFGESWERVFRLAAEMLGLPANADDFLTEVSWRDMESRSLAQSADALGKLRDQLGIPAKGLWRRVPGVTQTEYEDWVEMAESDDSVGQLASALKRATPPKAVPAPAGTPPVAA comes from the coding sequence ATGGCGGAGCCTTCTGCGCTCTCGCTGGCAAAGCAACTCCTCGCCGTCCTTCACAAGGACCGCGACCGGCTGGAGCGCATCGACAGCTACCTGCACGGTCACCACGACGATCCGTACATGCCACCGATGGCTGACGACGAGTACCGCCTCCTTGCGAGGCGTGCGGTGTCGAACTGGATGCCCCTGCTCGTCAGCACGCCGGCACAGGCGATGTACGTCGATGGCGTTCGCACGAGCAAGGACAAGCCCGACGCCACGGAGACCACTCCGGAGTGGGCACACTGGCAGCGCAGCCGCCTCGACAGCCGCCAGGCCGCCATCTATCGCGGCGCCCTGGCCTACGGCCACTCCTTCACTCTGACGGAGAAGGTCCGCTCGGGTCAGGTCCGCACGAAGGGCCTGAGCGCCCTGCGCACTGCCGCGCTGTTCGAGGATCCGGCCAACGACGACACTCCATACGTTGCGCTGACCGTCACACGCTGGCCGACCGAGAGCAGTGTCGGCAAGGCCCGTATGTGGGATGGCCGGCGCGAGTATGCGGTCACCTTCAAGGACGACGGCGGCCAGGACGGCGTCATCGTCTCGGCGGGCAAGGCGCACGGCGCGAGCGAATGCCCAGTGACCCGCTTTGCCGCTTCGGTGGACCTCGAAGGCCGGACGGTCGGGGTGATCGAGCCCATGATCGCCCTTCAGAACCGGATCAACCAGACGGTCTTCGATCTGCTCGTCGCCCAGACGTACGCATCCGTGAAGGTGCGCACGGTCTCGGGCATGGCTCCTCCGATCAAGCGCGATCCAGAGACAGGCGAGCCGGTCCTCGACGACGCCGGCAACGAGCAGCCGCTCCCGATCAACCACAACGCGCGTCGGTTCCTCTTCGCGGAGGACAGTGATACCAAGTTCGGCAGCCTCGACGAGACGCCGCTCGGCGGCTTCATTGAGTCCATCGACATGTCCGTCAGGCACCTGTCGGCCCTGTCTCAGGTCCCCCCGACCCACCTGTTGGGTCAGATCGCGAATCTGTCCGCAGAGGCGCTTGCGGCGGCCGAGACATCGCTCGCTCGCATGGTGACCGAGTTCAAGACGGGCTTCGGCGAGAGCTGGGAGCGCGTCTTCCGTCTCGCCGCCGAGATGCTCGGCCTGCCCGCCAACGCCGACGACTTCCTGACCGAAGTCTCCTGGCGTGACATGGAGTCGCGGAGCCTGGCCCAGAGCGCTGACGCGCTCGGCAAGCTGCGTGACCAGCTCGGCATTCCCGCCAAGGGGCTCTGGCGCCGCGTGCCTGGCGTGACACAGACGGAGTACGAGGACTGGGTCGAGATGGCCGAGAGCGACGACTCTGTCGGACAGCTCGCCAGCGCGCTGAAGCGTGCGACGCCGCCCAAGGCTGTACCGGCCCCGGCCGGCACTCCCCCGGTGGCAGCATGA
- a CDS encoding phage tail tube protein: MPVLNDAATLVIGSGNYLTAPTGTPIPPDLLTPVSPWENVGHTSLDDIFGISSDGGDATTIGTLQNKSLRTKYAARTETMAVTLQQFDVAGLKLYYGSNAPILSDGSVGVPSDPTPTTCAFLAVFVDGEAHFAFYAPKAEIYRADDLSISDTESLAGLPIGIKPLAYGSNDWTYAVTPLGGAPTVATGATAGTPGAFTPVGALTPMDLADLGDVTANPATAWTTGQYVVLGDSSSAHWDGDSWVTGTAGA; this comes from the coding sequence ATGCCCGTGCTCAATGATGCCGCAACCCTTGTCATCGGTAGCGGAAACTACCTGACCGCACCGACCGGCACGCCCATTCCGCCGGACCTTCTGACGCCCGTCTCTCCCTGGGAGAACGTCGGTCACACGTCGCTCGACGACATCTTCGGAATTTCCAGCGACGGCGGCGACGCCACGACCATCGGGACCTTGCAGAACAAGTCGCTGCGCACCAAGTACGCGGCTCGGACTGAGACCATGGCTGTCACTTTGCAGCAATTCGACGTGGCCGGCCTGAAGCTCTACTACGGCTCGAACGCACCGATCCTGTCGGATGGGAGTGTCGGCGTTCCGAGCGACCCGACTCCGACCACCTGCGCCTTTCTGGCAGTTTTCGTGGACGGCGAAGCGCACTTCGCGTTCTACGCCCCCAAGGCCGAAATCTACCGGGCCGACGACCTGTCGATCAGCGACACCGAGTCGCTCGCCGGACTGCCGATCGGGATCAAGCCGCTCGCGTACGGGTCGAACGACTGGACGTACGCGGTGACCCCGCTGGGAGGTGCCCCGACCGTCGCGACTGGCGCCACCGCCGGCACGCCTGGGGCCTTCACTCCGGTGGGAGCCCTGACCCCCATGGACCTCGCGGACCTGGGCGACGTCACCGCCAATCCAGCGACCGCCTGGACCACTGGCCAGTACGTCGTCCTGGGCGACTCCTCGTCGGCCCACTGGGACGGCGACTCCTGGGTCACCGGCACTGCCGGCGCCTAA
- a CDS encoding VG15 protein gives MTSKARLREADEASAAFHLALTQIGAGTVQEAILLWDETATDKRGAIAEGWLDKAVELVMTRRSLSTALARAYYRLARALLTGTTVADPYHPEPTYITLGVLRDEFAQLAGGAESPQEGQTQQPRSSESDTPSHAASEPPADAEGTEDDDDDRVLVEELEDLRKAEEEADSQAEEEIRTDLEALGPKNLQKKLGEIDTGQPADKVDDEREEARRQAGARQAAAAERVAQNGGRSLIWNQAGRDKRAIGYVRMSRTGTPCGWCAMLISRGAVYRSEKSALYAEGDLYHDNCHCYAQPIFTREQYKNSQSYELNRRYSELWPKVTKGLTGKAAVSAWRRFIRQEQKAAAQEAR, from the coding sequence ATGACGAGCAAGGCCCGCCTGAGGGAGGCTGACGAAGCGTCGGCCGCCTTCCATCTCGCACTGACTCAGATCGGAGCCGGAACGGTCCAGGAGGCCATTCTGCTCTGGGACGAGACGGCAACAGACAAGCGCGGCGCCATCGCGGAAGGGTGGCTGGACAAGGCCGTCGAGCTGGTCATGACTCGACGGTCGCTGAGCACGGCCCTTGCCCGTGCGTACTACCGCCTCGCGCGAGCCCTGCTCACCGGCACGACCGTGGCAGATCCGTACCATCCCGAGCCGACCTACATCACGCTCGGAGTCCTGCGAGATGAGTTCGCTCAACTAGCCGGAGGTGCTGAGAGCCCCCAGGAGGGGCAAACGCAGCAGCCAAGGTCCAGCGAGTCGGACACACCATCACATGCCGCGAGCGAGCCCCCTGCGGACGCGGAAGGCACCGAAGACGATGACGACGATCGTGTCCTCGTCGAGGAGCTGGAAGACCTCCGTAAGGCCGAAGAAGAGGCCGACAGCCAGGCCGAGGAAGAGATCCGTACGGACCTCGAAGCCCTCGGACCGAAGAACCTTCAGAAGAAGCTCGGCGAAATCGACACCGGCCAGCCAGCCGACAAGGTCGACGACGAGCGAGAAGAGGCCCGCCGGCAAGCCGGTGCTCGCCAGGCGGCGGCAGCCGAGAGAGTCGCCCAGAACGGCGGACGGTCCCTGATCTGGAATCAGGCCGGCCGCGACAAGCGCGCCATCGGTTACGTCCGGATGAGCCGCACCGGCACCCCCTGTGGGTGGTGCGCGATGCTCATCTCCCGCGGAGCTGTCTATCGCTCCGAGAAATCCGCGCTGTACGCGGAGGGCGATCTCTACCACGACAACTGCCACTGCTACGCGCAGCCCATCTTCACGCGCGAGCAGTACAAGAACTCGCAGTCGTACGAGCTCAACCGCCGGTACTCCGAGCTGTGGCCGAAGGTCACCAAGGGTCTGACCGGCAAGGCCGCGGTGAGCGCTTGGCGGCGATTCATTCGGCAGGAACAGAAGGCCGCAGCCCAGGAGGCGCGGTAA